The following are from one region of the Strix uralensis isolate ZFMK-TIS-50842 chromosome 4, bStrUra1, whole genome shotgun sequence genome:
- the LOC141942022 gene encoding LOW QUALITY PROTEIN: uncharacterized protein LOC141942022 (The sequence of the model RefSeq protein was modified relative to this genomic sequence to represent the inferred CDS: inserted 2 bases in 2 codons): MGCANPVGYSDIHSGPACSSWDTRGAPCRHPAPTLQPQWAPWPGTGLQARAGYGAGXMCGAAGCRVGSGAQRGRAAAGGGPFKRGGGGTMAIITLALEVTPGPLRFHLGRGRGDGPLPGGGGEGGGRRGGAARPGXGSARRRTRPPAPEGHCGAGTGAAAAAGPRRFLPPPLKVRGGPGRDPTRRARAVGPFVCRARGAATSPCSHPGRGAVRDPRAAARSRLRRVRERRERPWGRPRVRAHGWTELEAAVRRCSHSSGQYPRPKDG, encoded by the exons ATGGGCTGTGCCAACCCCGTGGGATACAGTGACATCCACTCGGGACCTGCCTGCTCCTCGTGGGACACGAGGGGAGCCCCATGCAGGCAtccagctcccaccctgcaaCCCCAGTGGGCTCCGTGGCCTGGCACGGGGCTGCAGGCCCGGGCGGGGTACGGGGCAG GAATGTGTGGGGCGGCAGGGTGTCGGGTGGGCAGCGGGGCGCAGCGGGGCAGGGCGGCGGCAGGCGGCGGGCCCTTtaagcgcggcggcggcgggacaaTGGCCATTATCACTTTAGCTTTGGAAGTGACCCCCGGCCCGCTCCGCTTTCATctgggccggggccgcggggatGGCCCGCTTCCtggcgggggaggggagggagggggcaggcggggaggggcggcccggcccg ccggctcggcccggcgcCGCACGCGGCCGCCCGCTCCCGAGGGTCACTGCGGGGCTGGcaccggggcggcggcagcggcgggtcCGCGCCGCTTCCTGCCGCCGCCCTTAAAGGTGCGGGGCGGCCCAGGGCGCGACCCGACCCGCCGAGCCAG GGCTGTTGGTCCCTTTGTCTGCCGGGCGAGGGGGGCGGCCACCAGCCCGTGCTCCCACCCGGGGCGCGGGGCTGTCCGCGACCCGCGGGCGGCTGCACGGAGCCGCCTCCGCCGCGTTCGGGAGAGGCGTGAGCGGCCGTGGGGGCGGCCGCGGGTACGCGCTCACGGGTGGACGGAGCTGGAGGCGGCTGTCAGGCGCTGCTCGCACTCGAGCGGTCAGTACCCCCGCCCGAAAGACGGCTGA